CTCTTTTGAATAGAAAAGAAGCTTCCTTGAGTTCAGCTACAGTGCTAGAATAATGAATTTTCTGATATTTATGATGTAattgaaaaccaacattttttacTAATTTAGGATTTATAATTTCTTTACACATACCTCGATAAGTTGTGTATTTTTGCTGAGATTCTGTGTTTCCTTTCAAACTATTATTTATGTGTGAGTTTCTCTTAACTTGTTTTCTGCAATAGAAAGGATTTTTCTCCACTGGTATACATTTTTCTTCAGCTGGATGTAAACAATTTATATTATAGGGGAAAAAAGCAAGGTCTGATTTTATTGGGTTCACATTTTGCTGTTCTGAAACAGTAACTTGCAAATAAATATGTGTACTATTTTTATTAATACTGGTTATTAGCTCTGGAATGCTGTATTGTTCTATTGACTTTAACTTTTCATACAAATGAAACCAGCCTATGATACTGTCATTTTCTTGATATTTAAGCACATCTTTATTTAAAGATCCAGGTCTTGTCTTCAGACCTCCTAATAACATATCATGAAAGAAGATTTTTAGTTTAGTCAGCTTCTTCTGCTTCAATATATTGTCTCTTGTATCTGGCAAATCCTGTGTAGTACTATAGGGGCAATTGCCTTCGGTGAGAATACTTTTAGATAAGTATCTTTTGATGTCAAGTATTTTTGTTGTAGAAAGTTTTAATTCTGATTCATGTAAATTCCTGTTACAGTTAGCACAATGCATGTCATAATTTATGTTTAAATCTCTGTTCCTTAGTACTTCTGATATCAATGGAACAGTTGTTTCTTGTATATTAAATGTCACATCCTCATAACTGACTTTTCCCCATGTTCTTTTCAAAATATTGGTAGAGTTGATACATTCATCACTTTGAGGTGTTTTAGAACCAAAGTATGTGTGAACACTTAGGTATATGTTTGGTTCCTGGTCTTCATCACCTTCTGCATTTCCTAGCTCTTTCTCCTCGACAATCCTTTTAGCAAACATTTGATTACACTTGACACTATTGATGTTGTTCCTTAAATTAGTCTCAgttattttttctccttcttctgcTAAAGCCAAAGTCTTTTGCTTATTAACAGATTGGTGGTTACTTTCATAAAATTCAGAACAAACACTAGCAGTATTCacaatatttttatcattttgaaaCTTTTGTTTCCTTATCAGAGATATGTTTTGGGAACAGTAAATCTTTTCAGATTGCATCACATATGTTTGATGTTTAAAATTCTTCTGTTCTATCTCCTTCAAATTAGTTGATAACATGTTactatttaatgtatttgaagCAGTAGAACATTTACTTATGTTTCCTTTCATAAAAAAATTTGTTTGGGGGATTTTGaatgtttgtatatttttaaacaattttaatgtAGGAAATGTATGTGAtgaagcatttttttctttattacttagTTGTTCAACAGATTCACTCTCATTACCATAATGATCTTTATTTTCTTCAGTgggcaatttttttaaacagttgttTCTGTCCTTATTCTTTATTTCAGAAAATGTAGAATTAATGCCACATAAAAATGGAACATCTAAAAGCTGGTGTTCTTTCCACTTGTTATCAGTACCAATTTTCTGACTTGATGTTTTTACCTGAAACAAATCTGTGTTTAAAGATGAAAGTGAAGCATTTAATGTAAGCTCACTATCATTGTCTGTTTTATTACTTACTGCTGCTATATTGTTGCTGGTTTTGTTTACATTCCACAAGTGGTATAATCCAGCTTCAGAAGAATGTCCATTTACATTCAATAAAGAGTCATCTCTTATAATATTATGCTCTTCATTTTCAATATTCCATTTTTTAGTGAACAGTTTATTTTCTAATAGCCTGCATTGCAATTTTTCATTAGTCCAAGGTTTAAAATCTATAAACTCACACAAGTTAGTTTTTCTTTCTCTACCACTGATTTCCTTTTCTAATCTCCAAGCATTTTGACTGAAATGAAGTGATCCTTCTGATAAATATATAGGTTTACTTGATGACTTCCTACATTCATCCACAAGGTATGTTCTTTGTTCTAACTGCGGTTGCTCCTCTTTCTCTACGCTTGTAtgattattttct
The nucleotide sequence above comes from Trachemys scripta elegans isolate TJP31775 chromosome 3, CAS_Tse_1.0, whole genome shotgun sequence. Encoded proteins:
- the RAD51AP2 gene encoding RAD51-associated protein 2 produces the protein MEEFLQEMDGNKEQQRTSTAKSKNEVVPAHSIANTRSNDKTSKSGQKLLVDEERRKISLTAISSKYQIFLRMKGLCYKTFLSMSSNEADGYPYPKRIKIENNHTSVEKEEQPQLEQRTYLVDECRKSSSKPIYLSEGSLHFSQNAWRLEKEISGRERKTNLCEFIDFKPWTNEKLQCRLLENKLFTKKWNIENEEHNIIRDDSLLNVNGHSSEAGLYHLWNVNKTSNNIAAVSNKTDNDSELTLNASLSSLNTDLFQVKTSSQKIGTDNKWKEHQLLDVPFLCGINSTFSEIKNKDRNNCLKKLPTEENKDHYGNESESVEQLSNKEKNASSHTFPTLKLFKNIQTFKIPQTNFFMKGNISKCSTASNTLNSNMLSTNLKEIEQKNFKHQTYVMQSEKIYCSQNISLIRKQKFQNDKNIVNTASVCSEFYESNHQSVNKQKTLALAEEGEKITETNLRNNINSVKCNQMFAKRIVEEKELGNAEGDEDQEPNIYLSVHTYFGSKTPQSDECINSTNILKRTWGKVSYEDVTFNIQETTVPLISEVLRNRDLNINYDMHCANCNRNLHESELKLSTTKILDIKRYLSKSILTEGNCPYSTTQDLPDTRDNILKQKKLTKLKIFFHDMLLGGLKTRPGSLNKDVLKYQENDSIIGWFHLYEKLKSIEQYSIPELITSINKNSTHIYLQVTVSEQQNVNPIKSDLAFFPYNINCLHPAEEKCIPVEKNPFYCRKQVKRNSHINNSLKGNTESQQKYTTYREPLARKTLTKKSMAVVENCKKNCCSSLPKIPFFSIFDTYEKIPLSTDSEEMDQIPLVRQINPNNEKYIEESTVASIKNIHNVPAKSDVCILPELSTTSIVNGNSELLPDSRNSQHLENEIKYVHFLNTGFNYGNIFHCFLDNGQCSTLPFSCGPFTDKDVVLKTEEGHCRSSLSDDTKKLCEEMNSILQYQIVRSSEVSNNKMYFKVQREETMTFSLDEDIQKDRNFCTLNSKPMTIKQNLEDLQAVGEISSGQHYITNKNQHQTILHGSRSTNLILSYSKDESAICVASGDKLIPHLSIMDNGCFEDMTDQHLPSESKNIFEFEMKSKFDLVLEELCMFHEISKEHENKLSKVERNTIQENPQELNNSEGIDENLKSVSQTKVCISFPIYGTAAGQNITKNNQSSCKGKILNRNVKQKVPHEFCSSSVSDEELLYSLSEEDYVDSGCKNRFPWDPVFLSHTFMKERRDGLQKERGNYLSHEIIRVQPLKTCSGPIRIGLSRKAKPKKLHPYLK